TTTGCATCAATTTCAatgatcttaaaatatattatcaacattgaattcatttatattcattgcttggctttaaatttcaaattgtgtaaaatttgatagtacatatatatttctgtttctTCTAATAGATATTGATCTGGCAGTAAGATATAACCTAACTTTGCTTCATTAAATGtacattattaaacaattataatttaaaatagaaaatgaatattgaaagttACGATTCTTTTTCAACAATCATTTacgatatgaatatatttttacatatatctcagaaatttatccaaacaataattaatatatacgtataagtaaaaattgtgCTTGACTATATATTTGAAGATCATTGAAATCTATGAAGATCGATGTATTTCAAGATTTCTctgcttaaaataaaatcaaacacGATATAATACGAACGATACTTAAcgagattgaaattaaaattgcctATTAAATACGTAAATACaaactgaaataaatttaccaTCGATAGTATTGTCTCACCGATATTTGATCTCGAGTCGAATTACATTGCTCGCATATCGCGATGTGTTAAGAAGACTCCCTTCCCATTGGTGGAGAATTTTTCGCAATTACACCGTAGacataaaatatcgattgtaGCTTGTTAAACATCATCGAAGAAATAACGCTAGAGAGAAGTGATTCATGGAAGGGGGAATTTTAGGCACAGGACTGTCGGATACCAGCAGCACCGGTTCGGCGCGAGACACGCCTCCGCCTCCGAGACCACCGGCTAGGAGACCTCCTGGTGCGGACATTACCGACATCGCGGAATACACGCCCCACGCGTACTGCAACATCCAGCCCCCGGACGTGACGCACACAAGCAACACACCGGCCGCTCAACAGTCGGCCAGGCGACCGGGCGCCGACCGTGTCAATCGTTACCATGTGGTCGAGGATCAGAACAACACCGGGACTACCGGCCGTTGGAAAGTGTCAGCGAAAATTCAACAATTGCTCAATACATTGAAACGGCCGAAACGTCGCCCATTGCCCGAATTCTACGAGGACGACGACATCGAGCTCGAAATCGCGGCCAATCCCAAAGACCCGAACGCCCCGAAACCCGAGGGCGGTTCTATGACCTCCGCGGTCGGTGAACCAGTATCGGTCGCCGCGGGCCTGCCGAGGTCACTCGAGGTCGCCATACAGAGGTAAGCAACCGGGCGAGTCGATTACACTTTTcaactttcttcctttttttatttttaggtaCAGTGGAGAACGgattacgaaattttttagCGGTTAATCTAGCCGTCTGAACTAATTGTTATTGCatcgttgaatttttaatgtcatttatatgttataaagttttattaatattcgtcgTCGATTTAAGtggagaaaaattacaattaatcatttttttatcctcaATTGTTCAATATTGTAAACTGTATCTATTTACAAAGGTATTGAATAGATATAGTaagattaagaataaaataaaatttgttgcagaaattcaaatttctataatttttatcatatagtACTTTAATCTGATATAAATCTGATAgaattaagttatttttaaatatagtgaaaattatagaaatttaaatatttgcaattaaattggactatatatgtttaaattgaatcaatctattatgtatttttttgcttatttcttttatatctatatttgaaataaaaaattaacattgttatatatatttatatcagtgaataattattatttgaaaattgttattattatgaattttaaacacaataattgaaatactttCATATcacaattcatttaattattattaattgtaaaacatattggaaaaaattagataaatttcacattatattataaatcttttttactttatagtgtgtttaaaaataaaattattttttatcctattaaaaatgcattttccTGTAAATATGAgaggaaatggaaattttacagaatgttgtatagaatttataattttgttataaagattggattatatttctaaaaaggtTTAACTCTCTATTGCATGAATCTACTTAatctacttaaaaataaaacaatattctaacagcattcttattttttaaaatctttgaaatttaaatcttcaatTGGAATGCAATAGAGGGTTAAAAAACACTCTCATGTAATATCTGgaaaatgtttcataaaatgtTTGTCATCGCAGGTATGGTTCAGCATCATACAAAGCACCAGTGGCGACCGTTCTTGATCCAAATGGCAAGCTTTGCGTAACATTGACCTATGGAAAACTTCTAAGTCGTTCTCACAAGATAGCCTACACACTATTAAACAAGGCTCTAAGTCGTGGCGGTGATTGTTGTTTAAAACCTGGGGATCGAATTGCCTTGGTTTATCCAAACAACGATCCGATAAGCTTCATGTGCGCCTTCTATGGTTGCCTTCAAGCTGGTATTGTACCTGTGCCCATCGAAGTTCCTTTAACTCGTCGAGACGCAGGTTCCCAGCAAATCGGTTTCCTCTTGGGCAGCTGTGGAATTCAGGTgaattaaaaggaataattctgttagtaattatttaaaatagaatagttATCTCATCACACATCTTTAtgactttctttcttttatgtttttttaaaattattaacaaaatattttatatcaacatcatatttttaagatcTGGAACGGATTTGAACTTAAATTAGATAGGAATTGAATTCCATCTTTAATCCAAGCTCTTTTTAACAATTGCACAgggtttgaatttatttatccttgTATTGGAACTCAATCAAAATTACTAAACATTTCTATATAACTATTAACTGGATCTTCTgagattcttattaaatttaaactaatcTATTCTGAACATCTAAATACAATATCCAAAcctatttcatcaaaatatttacatgacatagagaataaaaaatatttttgtatgcatctcaaaaattaattatgcataaaaaatattattgagtgACAAGTCATCATAAAAACTTGTTAAATTGATTaccaataattttctataataattattatagaaaatattatattataattctataatattattcttgactatatatatcatttctaGGTGGCATTAACCAGCGAAGCTTGTCTGAAAGGTCTGCCAAAGACGGCTGCAGGCGAGGTAGTAGCATTCAAAGGTTGGCCAAAGCTCCATTGGTTTGTCACAGAGCATTTGGGCAAAACGCCGAAGGATTGGCTACCGCCACCTCGGTTAACCGACGACACACCGGCGTATATAGAGTATACCACGGACAAAGATGGGTCGGTGATGGGTGTGACAGTGACAAGATCGGCGATGCTGGCACATTGTCGAGCTCTGACGCAAGCCTGTGGCTATACGGAAGGAGAGAACGCCGTGTGCGTTTTGGACTTCAAACGGGAGGTTGGTCTGTGGCATAGCACCCTCACCAGCGTTCTGAACGGGATGCACGTGATTTTTATCCCGTACGCTCTGATGAAAGTAAATCCTGCGAGTTGGATGCAAATGATCACCAAGCATCGTGCTAGCGTAGCTGTGGTCAAGTCTCGAGACCTTCACTGGGGCCTCTTGGCTACTAAAGATCATAAGGATATCTCGTTGTCATCACTGAGGCTGTTGCTGGTTGCCGATGGTGCTAATCCCTGGTCTCTTTCCTCGTGTGACCAATTTCTCTCAGTTTTCCAGTCCAAAGGCTTGCGACCAGATGCTGTCTGCCCGTGTGCATCCTCCAGCGAGGCTCTAACGGTGTCCGTCAGGAGACCAGGCCGAGCTGGAGTAAACGCTACTGGACGTGGTGTCCTCTCTATGTCTGGGTTGAGTTACGGTGTTGTTAGAGTAGATCAAGAGAATTCTCTTACCTCTTTGACTCTTCAAGATTGCGGCCAAGTCATGCCCGGAAGTAAGTTTTCACCACAAACATCCATgcacataataataatctgatTAATTGTCGCGCGATGAGAATATGTTGTCTTAAGTTTCTAATTGCAtatgattcaaaaaattcgaGTTCCTCCTTAAACAGTAAAGATTTAAGTGAGCAGAAAGTGTGACAATTAATCAGAAactattaaagtaaatttgagacatttattattgtgtgattaatcttttcttgaaggtaaaataatttgttacatgatatataatttaaacaacaGAATCCTTTAATCTTACATTCTCTGAAAATACtatatttgtgaataaaaataagaataattagaaattaaaataatatttattaactttcaataatttgagacatttattattgtgtgattaatcttttcttgaaggtaaaataatttgttacatgatgtataatttaaacaacagaatcttttaatcttaCATTCTCTGAAAATACtatatttgtgaataaaaataagaataattagaaattaaaataatatttattaactttcaataatttgagatatttattattgtgtgattaatcttttcttgaagacaaaataatttgttacatgatatataatttaaacaacagaatcttttaatcttaCATTCTCTGAAAATACtatatttgtgaataaaaataagaataattagaaattaaaataatatttattaactttcaataattagaaatagttgtatatttatgattatagcACATTATAGcaacaaaaacaataaatcattttttttttaatataatttaatatattagtaatattttctttttaaaatttacttttcaattttctttatatcattgttatatataataatacatgtaCATtactttgttaaaattataaatatcttaaattgatctatttgatatttgaaataaaacttcAAGAAGAAATATCGTATTTCGACTCATACTCAACACtcccaataataattaaaaaaaaaaaaaaatcaaattgacaATGCTTTCCTTCTCTATAGGTATCGTAGTGGTAATCAAAATGGAAGGACAGCCATTCATCTGCAAAACGGACGAAGTAGGCGAGATATGCGTGCATAGTTCAGCGACTGGAAACCAATATTGGGGATTACAAGGATTGACGAATAACACGTTCAAAGTTTCCCCACTTCAAGCCGATGGAAGTCCGCTTGGCGATGTGGAATATACTCGTTCTGGTTTATTGGGTTTCCTGGGCCCTGGTGGTCTTGTGTTCGTTTGCGGATCGCGCGATGGTCTTATGACTGTCACCGGAAGGAAGCATAACGCCGACGATATTATCGCTACAGTGTTGGCCGTCGAAcccatgaaatttatttatcgcggGAGAATAGCAGTTTTCAGTGTACGTGTCCTGAGAGATGAACGAATATGCGTCGTTGCGGAACAACGACCCGATTGCAGCGAAGAGGaagtatgtttttttttttttttttacaaaattcattattttacacTTACTgttctctctttatatatatataaaacttattccCACAGAGTTTCCAATGGATGTCTCGTGTCCTCCAAGCGGTAGATTCCATTCACGCGGTTGGAATATATTGTTTGGCATTGGTCCCGCCAAATTACCTCCCGAAAACGCCGCTAGGCGGCATTCATCTGTCGGAAACGAAACGACGTTTCTTAGAGGGTACCCTACATCCGGCTAATGTTCTTCTTTGTCCGCACACTTGCGTTACGAATCTACCGAAACCACGCGAAGTCCATTCAGGTAAGAGATTGCATATTCACCTGTGAGTACTATTCCCGAAAACCAGGTGTCGATTAAAGTTACGGACTTTCGATGAATTACATGAATGTCAGCAAGTACAAAGACatatatacacttttttttttttttcgttgtaatattacttcgtttcttttctttgcgtATTACAATTTAAGCGAAAAACCCAAGAAATTGATACGTGAAATTCAATCAATCTAATGTTAGATAGAATTTGGTGatatggaaaaattggaaaatttcatcaatttgttGGATAATTTCgcttaaatatacatatattatatatatatatgagaatgATTAATGGGAGAATGAATGAGcagtttctttattattaattcgcgcgattatcgaatttcgctctattcaaaaattctcaTTAACGCGAAGGAACGTAACACTTATATATACGCTTTCTTATAAAGTTATCAGTAGGCTTCAGTAACTTAGCACAAATGTACAAAGTATATAACTGTCTCTTGCTACATATCATGTATTGTTAACCCCCACccaactaaaatatttaatgcttAGCATGttgttctattatttttgcccttctttcttttggcTGAGTTCCGAACACCCTGTAGCAGTCCTATAGACGAATTATTTCTTAGCGatgtgagatttttttttttttttcctttcatctttttcgtatatatatatatatacaaacgtatatatatctaataacttTTAACTGTGCATCCATgatgaagaatatatttttttatacgaatgcttttaattaatttcacatcGCTATTTTTCATCGTACGTTTGAAGAAGCActgaattattttgtttattaagtaTGTACAGTCCATGGAATGCCCAAAGCACGTCTATTATAAAGAACGTGCGTTTAATCACCTTTCGACATATAACGAACCAGTTCACGTACCTAGCTTTGATTTTCCGGCCTCAGTCAGGGGAGAGTGTGTGAGCTACTCATTATTGGGTTGAGTGTTTGTGTTGGTTTACTAACGGAATGGTGCGGGGGCGTGTAGCGGGGGATTCTGTTGCAGACGTTGGTCCGGCCAGTGTCATGGTGGGCAACATTGTTCAGGGTAATAGACTGGCATCGGCTCAAGGACGAGATATGGGTGTCTTAGATGAGGACAGTGATAATGCTAAAAAGGTTGGTCGATATAAAAagacttaatttttataatcttgaaatatgTTGTTAATCATAAttccaaacaattttttcttaataatatataatacacacTTATATcagaatctataatatttcaagatcattaaaatagatataatttcataaatatatgatctctttatttttgtaaataattatcatattgtttttttattagaaaaaaattttcttattatctcttcttttatatatatatattagttctcattttgttttatttatatattacattttgattttcaGTATCAATTCATTTCGGAAATACTGCGATGGCGTGCTGTCAGTACTTCTGATCATGTAATCTTCACGTCATTAAATGCAAAAGGAGCTGTAGCAACTTCTTTATCGTGCTCGCAATTGCACAAAAAAGCTGAACGAATCGGAAATTTGTTGTTGGATCGTGGAAGAATCAATACAGGAGACCACGTAGCATTAATATTTCCTCCTGGTACAGACTTGATATGCGCATTTTATGGTTGCCTTTATGTTGGCGCCGTGCCAGTTACAATTAGGCCACCTCATCCACAAAACCTCCAAACTACTTTACCAACTGTTCGTATGATTGTGGATGTCAGTAAGTCTGTGCTCGTGCTCACGAATCAAAATATCCTGAAACTATTGAAAACAAAGGTACATTGATACGTTGTGTTTCTAACATTTCTACATATTCTATGCGATGCAATTaatgttttgtttttaacTCTTTAACTGCTaaacttgaataatttaaatattaaatttcatttattaaacgagaatatgaaaatatattaaattatgaaagcaGTTAAAGtgttaaattatgttttataaatcgttaataattattctctatAATACAGGAAGCGAACAATGTTGTTGACATTAAGAGTTGGCCAACAATCCTCGATATGGACGACATGCCAAAGAAGAAGTTACCTGTCATGTATCGAGCGCCCACGGCAGAGATGCTGGCTTACTTAGATTTCAGCGTCTCTACAACAGGAATGCTTGCAGGAATTAAAATGTCTCATGCAGCAGTGACGTCTCTTTGTCGTGCCATGAAACTTGCCTGTGAATTGTATCCATCCAGGCATATCGCTCTGTGTTTAGATCCTTATTCTGGATTAGGATTCGCCCTTTGGTGTTTGAGTAGTATATATAGCGGTCATCATTCCATACTTATACCACCGTCTGAGGTTTGTTcctataaattattcgtaaacACGAGAATcaaagaaatgtttttaatatctttctttgTAGGTTGAAGTTAATCCAGCCTTATGGTTATCAGCAGTTAGTCAATCCAGAGTAAGAGACACGTTTTGTTCTTACGGTGTAATGGAGTTGTGTACCAAGGGTCTCGGTTCTTCTGTTCATGCTCTAAAAGCAAGAGGCGTTAGTTTGGCCTGCGTCAGAACGTGTGTTGTCGTAGCTGAAGAAAGACCTCGAATCGCACTTACTACGAGCTTCAGTAAACTTTTCTCTGCTCTTGGTTTAAGTCCACGTGCTGTCTCGACTTCTTTCGGGTGTAGAGTAAACACAGCTATTTGCTTACAGGTTTgattacttataaattaacatGTTACAAAGTAttgatgtttttaatttattaattaatattgttgaaaCATAGGGTGCATCGAGTCCAGAACCTTCTACAGTATACGTTGATCTCCGCGCATTGCGCAATGACCGAGTATCTCTAGTTGAAAGAGGTAGTCCACATTCTTTATGCCTGATGGAATCGGGTAAATTGTTACCTGGAGTGAAGGTGATTATTGCCAATCCAGAAACGAAAGGACAATGCGGAGATTCTCATTTAGGAGAAATTTGGGTGCAATCTGCTCATAATGCCAGTGGCTATTTCACGATATATGGTGACGAGAGCGATTACGCTGATCACTTCAATGCCCGTCTCGTAACTGGGAATACAAATGAAGTTTACGCCAGAACTGGTTATCTTGGTTTCTTAAGACGTACCGAAAGCGTTCAGCAATCGGTTATCAGTGATATTCCTGGTGATACTTCTGCCGAAGCGGATCTTGTTCCTGGCGATTCTGAATTACATGATGCTGTGTTCGTAGTTGGTGCCCTCGATGAGGCCATTCTACTCAGAGGAATGCGATATCACCCGATTGACATTGAGAATAGCGTGATGAGATGTCATAAGAAAATAGCAGAATGGTAAGTGTGCGTGTAGATGCAAACGtgttgaaaattgtaaatcaattattacaacaatattattataataacaataagaaaGAAGCAATATTAAGCATAATCCataattcttctatttattgattgtaaatacaaaatatttatacgattcACAGTGCCGTATTTACATGGACCAACCTCCTAGTAGTAGTGGTGGAACTTGACGGAAGTGAAAGCGAAGCTTTAGATCTCGTGGCATTGGTTACCAGCGCTGTTCTAGAAGAACATCATCTGGTAG
The window above is part of the Apis mellifera strain DH4 linkage group LG11, Amel_HAv3.1, whole genome shotgun sequence genome. Proteins encoded here:
- the LOC408342 gene encoding disco-interacting protein 2 homolog A isoform X2, producing the protein MRPLSFENLRRLVGRKKDRNEPSFKRSESFKRISIRKSYLDRGKRRNKLQKSLEPTVAPSVDAKLDEKCIEKQTIINEPKPKKLQDDTLSRESISYDEWLQGVSSSSREKLDEAHREQQQSNKQNKQHVSGKNNVSKFQKQIEADHVAEDLKVLDLDASPVLASKPFRISNETIQEKNNHQDILQVQEPFIEGPPSVSINLGRIWRDAVPMPFPSSSGPSIHHSLDSALKERKSQPTVARTVSAPEKSVTGKDITSAFGFSLRIAKLADFRAGGTRNGFFNRRTKKPSPSVSAEGYFKRTNASRRSSSRRRGKRTSQRVKKSQPQPQPVARSNSPVWFVPPERRRSKRQRRVWREIRYFPEAEIPVIERIDDYSSNLSDDQFDDLKLLLSGDFNDRREGGLNSLVSSSLGSFSATSSSSSACRAPKISDFNEDKLFSEELRTSGVLARRTIWRPMTSNYFASNQFLSFLSKGSSNLIGKEKTRIDSSLYYRCLSSTDSETEDETTNHHLERRKSTRAMHRQQHLKRQRSGLRRRPLRRKSQLRKASGQPVFLVRKCSSLRKRPRDITQKGYEKKRTRLLQQYASKQLGAGKDGGGVGVLGIGGVERTGYGSGGGGVGGGGVGVGVGVGVGVGIGVGGRPQPRARRTQRRVTHNEKRYHSGGRLVPGGIASPPGSGGSTGNTGNSNSAAARRGNRRLTRNESRYHSEVRQEAVQQALAAMQGRPKPSLPMPSKRTSVMARSPDRERRDSGESSSDEDSVVTEESPGAGGPTGTGLSDTSSTGSARDTPPPPRPPARRPPGADITDIAEYTPHAYCNIQPPDVTHTSNTPAAQQSARRPGADRVNRYHVVEDQNNTGTTGRWKVSAKIQQLLNTLKRPKRRPLPEFYEDDDIELEIAANPKDPNAPKPEGGSMTSAVGEPVSVAAGLPRSLEVAIQRYGSASYKAPVATVLDPNGKLCVTLTYGKLLSRSHKIAYTLLNKALSRGGDCCLKPGDRIALVYPNNDPISFMCAFYGCLQAGIVPVPIEVPLTRRDAGSQQIGFLLGSCGIQVALTSEACLKGLPKTAAGEVVAFKGWPKLHWFVTEHLGKTPKDWLPPPRLTDDTPAYIEYTTDKDGSVMGVTVTRSAMLAHCRALTQACGYTEGENAVCVLDFKREVGLWHSTLTSVLNGMHVIFIPYALMKVNPASWMQMITKHRASVAVVKSRDLHWGLLATKDHKDISLSSLRLLLVADGANPWSLSSCDQFLSVFQSKGLRPDAVCPCASSSEALTVSVRRPGRAGVNATGRGVLSMSGLSYGVVRVDQENSLTSLTLQDCGQVMPGSIVVVIKMEGQPFICKTDEVGEICVHSSATGNQYWGLQGLTNNTFKVSPLQADGSPLGDVEYTRSGLLGFLGPGGLVFVCGSRDGLMTVTGRKHNADDIIATVLAVEPMKFIYRGRIAVFSVRVLRDERICVVAEQRPDCSEEESFQWMSRVLQAVDSIHAVGIYCLALVPPNYLPKTPLGGIHLSETKRRFLEGTLHPANVLLCPHTCVTNLPKPREVHSDVGPASVMVGNIVQGNRLASAQGRDMGVLDEDSDNAKKYQFISEILRWRAVSTSDHVIFTSLNAKGAVATSLSCSQLHKKAERIGNLLLDRGRINTGDHVALIFPPGTDLICAFYGCLYVGAVPVTIRPPHPQNLQTTLPTVRMIVDVSKSVLVLTNQNILKLLKTKEANNVVDIKSWPTILDMDDMPKKKLPVMYRAPTAEMLAYLDFSVSTTGMLAGIKMSHAAVTSLCRAMKLACELYPSRHIALCLDPYSGLGFALWCLSSIYSGHHSILIPPSEVEVNPALWLSAVSQSRVRDTFCSYGVMELCTKGLGSSVHALKARGVSLACVRTCVVVAEERPRIALTTSFSKLFSALGLSPRAVSTSFGCRVNTAICLQGASSPEPSTVYVDLRALRNDRVSLVERGSPHSLCLMESGKLLPGVKVIIANPETKGQCGDSHLGEIWVQSAHNASGYFTIYGDESDYADHFNARLVTGNTNEVYARTGYLGFLRRTESVQQSVISDIPGDTSAEADLVPGDSELHDAVFVVGALDEAILLRGMRYHPIDIENSVMRCHKKIAECAVFTWTNLLVVVVELDGSESEALDLVALVTSAVLEEHHLVVGVVVVVDPGVVPINSRGEKQRMHLRDGFLADQLDPIYVAYNM
- the LOC408342 gene encoding disco-interacting protein 2 isoform X7, coding for MYGWRIGDLGADGLVMAEFNIDIGKLPEDVREKLAELDLELSEGDITQKGYEKKRTRLLQQYASKQLGGRLVPGGIASPPGSGGSTGNTGNSNSAAARRGNRRLTRNESRYHSEVRQEAVQQALAAMQGRPKPSLPMPSKRTSVMARSPDRERRDSGESSSDEDSVVTEESPGAGGPTGTGLSDTSSTGSARDTPPPPRPPARRPPGADITDIAEYTPHAYCNIQPPDVTHTSNTPAAQQSARRPGADRVNRYHVVEDQNNTGTTGRWKVSAKIQQLLNTLKRPKRRPLPEFYEDDDIELEIAANPKDPNAPKPEGGSMTSAVGEPVSVAAGLPRSLEVAIQRYGSASYKAPVATVLDPNGKLCVTLTYGKLLSRSHKIAYTLLNKALSRGGDCCLKPGDRIALVYPNNDPISFMCAFYGCLQAGIVPVPIEVPLTRRDAGSQQIGFLLGSCGIQVALTSEACLKGLPKTAAGEVVAFKGWPKLHWFVTEHLGKTPKDWLPPPRLTDDTPAYIEYTTDKDGSVMGVTVTRSAMLAHCRALTQACGYTEGENAVCVLDFKREVGLWHSTLTSVLNGMHVIFIPYALMKVNPASWMQMITKHRASVAVVKSRDLHWGLLATKDHKDISLSSLRLLLVADGANPWSLSSCDQFLSVFQSKGLRPDAVCPCASSSEALTVSVRRPGRAGVNATGRGVLSMSGLSYGVVRVDQENSLTSLTLQDCGQVMPGSIVVVIKMEGQPFICKTDEVGEICVHSSATGNQYWGLQGLTNNTFKVSPLQADGSPLGDVEYTRSGLLGFLGPGGLVFVCGSRDGLMTVTGRKHNADDIIATVLAVEPMKFIYRGRIAVFSVRVLRDERICVVAEQRPDCSEEESFQWMSRVLQAVDSIHAVGIYCLALVPPNYLPKTPLGGIHLSETKRRFLEGTLHPANVLLCPHTCVTNLPKPREVHSAGDSVADVGPASVMVGNIVQGNRLASAQGRDMGVLDEDSDNAKKYQFISEILRWRAVSTSDHVIFTSLNAKGAVATSLSCSQLHKKAERIGNLLLDRGRINTGDHVALIFPPGTDLICAFYGCLYVGAVPVTIRPPHPQNLQTTLPTVRMIVDVSKSVLVLTNQNILKLLKTKEANNVVDIKSWPTILDMDDMPKKKLPVMYRAPTAEMLAYLDFSVSTTGMLAGIKMSHAAVTSLCRAMKLACELYPSRHIALCLDPYSGLGFALWCLSSIYSGHHSILIPPSEVEVNPALWLSAVSQSRVRDTFCSYGVMELCTKGLGSSVHALKARGVSLACVRTCVVVAEERPRIALTTSFSKLFSALGLSPRAVSTSFGCRVNTAICLQGASSPEPSTVYVDLRALRNDRVSLVERGSPHSLCLMESGKLLPGVKVIIANPETKGQCGDSHLGEIWVQSAHNASGYFTIYGDESDYADHFNARLVTGNTNEVYARTGYLGFLRRTESVQQSVISDIPGDTSAEADLVPGDSELHDAVFVVGALDEAILLRGMRYHPIDIENSVMRCHKKIAECAVFTWTNLLVVVVELDGSESEALDLVALVTSAVLEEHHLVVGVVVVVDPGVVPINSRGEKQRMHLRDGFLADQLDPIYVAYNM
- the LOC408342 gene encoding disco-interacting protein 2 homolog A isoform X6; protein product: MYGWRIGDLGADGLVMAEFNIDIGKLPEDVREKLAELDLELSEGDITQKGYEKKRTRLLQQYASKQLGAGKDGGGVGVLGIGGVERTGYGSGGGGVGGGGVGVGVGVGVGVGIGVGGRPQPRARRTQRRVTHNEKRYHSGGRLVPGGIASPPGSGGSTGNTGNSNSAAARRGNRRLTRNESRYHSEVRQEAVQQALAAMQGRPKPSLPMPSKRTSVMARSPDRERRDSGESSSDEDSVVTEESPGAGGPTGTGLSDTSSTGSARDTPPPPRPPARRPPGADITDIAEYTPHAYCNIQPPDVTHTSNTPAAQQSARRPGADRVNRYHVVEDQNNTGTTGRWKVSAKIQQLLNTLKRPKRRPLPEFYEDDDIELEIAANPKDPNAPKPEGGSMTSAVGEPVSVAAGLPRSLEVAIQRYGSASYKAPVATVLDPNGKLCVTLTYGKLLSRSHKIAYTLLNKALSRGGDCCLKPGDRIALVYPNNDPISFMCAFYGCLQAGIVPVPIEVPLTRRDAGSQQIGFLLGSCGIQVALTSEACLKGLPKTAAGEVVAFKGWPKLHWFVTEHLGKTPKDWLPPPRLTDDTPAYIEYTTDKDGSVMGVTVTRSAMLAHCRALTQACGYTEGENAVCVLDFKREVGLWHSTLTSVLNGMHVIFIPYALMKVNPASWMQMITKHRASVAVVKSRDLHWGLLATKDHKDISLSSLRLLLVADGANPWSLSSCDQFLSVFQSKGLRPDAVCPCASSSEALTVSVRRPGRAGVNATGRGVLSMSGLSYGVVRVDQENSLTSLTLQDCGQVMPGSIVVVIKMEGQPFICKTDEVGEICVHSSATGNQYWGLQGLTNNTFKVSPLQADGSPLGDVEYTRSGLLGFLGPGGLVFVCGSRDGLMTVTGRKHNADDIIATVLAVEPMKFIYRGRIAVFSVRVLRDERICVVAEQRPDCSEEESFQWMSRVLQAVDSIHAVGIYCLALVPPNYLPKTPLGGIHLSETKRRFLEGTLHPANVLLCPHTCVTNLPKPREVHSAGDSVADVGPASVMVGNIVQGNRLASAQGRDMGVLDEDSDNAKKYQFISEILRWRAVSTSDHVIFTSLNAKGAVATSLSCSQLHKKAERIGNLLLDRGRINTGDHVALIFPPGTDLICAFYGCLYVGAVPVTIRPPHPQNLQTTLPTVRMIVDVSKSVLVLTNQNILKLLKTKEANNVVDIKSWPTILDMDDMPKKKLPVMYRAPTAEMLAYLDFSVSTTGMLAGIKMSHAAVTSLCRAMKLACELYPSRHIALCLDPYSGLGFALWCLSSIYSGHHSILIPPSEVEVNPALWLSAVSQSRVRDTFCSYGVMELCTKGLGSSVHALKARGVSLACVRTCVVVAEERPRIALTTSFSKLFSALGLSPRAVSTSFGCRVNTAICLQGASSPEPSTVYVDLRALRNDRVSLVERGSPHSLCLMESGKLLPGVKVIIANPETKGQCGDSHLGEIWVQSAHNASGYFTIYGDESDYADHFNARLVTGNTNEVYARTGYLGFLRRTESVQQSVISDIPGDTSAEADLVPGDSELHDAVFVVGALDEAILLRGMRYHPIDIENSVMRCHKKIAECAVFTWTNLLVVVVELDGSESEALDLVALVTSAVLEEHHLVVGVVVVVDPGVVPINSRGEKQRMHLRDGFLADQLDPIYVAYNM